In one Myxocyprinus asiaticus isolate MX2 ecotype Aquarium Trade chromosome 29, UBuf_Myxa_2, whole genome shotgun sequence genomic region, the following are encoded:
- the pfdn4 gene encoding prefoldin subunit 4: MAATMKKGVAAEDVNVTFEDQQKINKFARNTNRMSELKDEIEATKKSLQNLEDASDDLMMCEDDAMLIPYQIGDVFISHSQEETQEMLEAAKEALQEEIKALENRVSSIQGVLGDLKVQLYAKFGNNINLEADES, from the exons ATGGCGGCCACCATGAAGAAAGGAGTG GCAGCTGAAGATGTCAATGTAACATTTGAGGACCAGCAGAAGATCAACAAGTTTGCCAGAAATACAAATCGGATGTCTGAACTGAAAGATGAAATTGAGGCCACAAAG aAATCCTTACAGAATCTAGAGGACGCCAGCGATGACCTCATGATGTGCGAGGATGATGCTATGCTAATCCCGTATCAGATCGGAGATGTCTTCATCAGTCACTCTCAAGAAGAAACGCAGGAAATGCTGGAGGCAGCAAAG GAAGCTCTACAGGAGGAGATCAAGGCTCTGGAGAACCGGGTCTCATCCATACAGGGAGTTCTTGGAGATCTGAAGGTTCAATTATACGCCAAGTTTGGAAACAACATCAATCTAGAGGCAGATGAGAGCTGA